The Gloeobacter morelensis MG652769 genome contains the following window.
GCGGCAATCGGATCTGTCTCGTACATACAATAGACCTCTTGCATGAATGGTGAGGAGAGGTCACAAGTGGGGTGGCGACTCTCCCTTCTGCTGATGACTGACCGGCAGATCAAACACCTCAAATCTGCCGAGTTCAAGCGCTTGTGTGGCGTGCAGCCCGAAACCTTCCAGGCGATGGTCGTGGTGCTCCAACCCGCTCTGGAGCGTACCGGCAAACGCGGCGGACAGGCCAAGCTCGCCACCGAAGAGCAGCAACTGGTGGTCGAGCAGTGCACCTGTCGGATACTGAGCACGGTCTGTGGCCGTGGTCGGCTCCACGATTTGCGCTGGTTCAAGAACAGTCGCACGCGCTTTGCCCCGTGGACGAAGTGCCTGGCAGACAAGGGCTACCGGGGGCCAACAGCCAGATGCCGATCAAAAAATGCCGACGCCCAGCCGGGTGTCGGATAAAACGACAGTTCCCGCGCGGAGGCCCGTGCCGGGAGCTGGAAGGCAAGCGACGCTTTTAGCTGCTGGGCTTGTGGCCGCAGATGGTCTCATCCCAATTGTCGGTAGCCGGTTCCTGTTTGCGCAGGCTGAGGGGCCGCATGTCGAGCCAGACGGCGTCGATGTGGGCCAGGCACTCGGCTTTGGAGCCGCGCTTACCGGCCGCGAGCCAGCCCAGGGGCGGCGGGTCGCCTACCGCCCAGATGGAATACTGCTCTTCGTGGTTGACGACCACCTGGTACAGGTCCTGGGGTGCTTCTACGCCGATCGGTTGAGTCATGATCTTCTCCTAATCAGGTTGGTTGGATGATTGGGGCCACCGCCGCCAGAGCAGACGGCCCAAAAGACCCTGCACAGCCAGGGCGGCAGCGTAATTGAAAGCAGGCTGCAGTTCCCGCAAAGACCACCCTGCCGCCGCCTTTTTGTCGCCATCGATGGCGAGCAGCCGGGCCGGACCGTCCCCGTCGAAGCCCACCTCCACCCGGTCGAGGGGTGCTGTAAGCCCATCGCCCGTCGCCTTCAAGCAGGCTTCTTTGCAGGTCCAGCTTCGAAAAAACGCCTGGCGCCTTTTGTCGGCCGGTAAGACTCGAAAGGCCGCCGCTTCGCGCTTGGAGAAGTAGCGCTCGACCAGTGACTCGACTACCAGGGTGGAACGGTTGTACTCGATGTCGATGCCGATTTCCCGGTTCAAAGTGACGGCGTAGAGGGCAAGCCCTGCCGAGTGCGACAGGTTAAAGCGCAGCGGGCTTGCCACAAACGCCCCCGCCAGGGCCGGTTTGCCCGAGCTGCCGTAGCCAAAGTCCAGATCTACGGGCTCGCACTGCAAATAGCCGCTCAAAATTGTTCGCAAAACCCCCCGGCCAATGATGAAGAGGTCGCGGTCGCGCTCGAAGTGGTAGCGCCCGGCGCGCGCGCACTCCTCGGGATCGAGGGTTCGTCGCCACCGGTCCACCGGTCCGAGGGCCTGCAGGGAGACGCACCAGACGTGCAGGTCCCCACTGGCCAGTTCACCGACGCTCGCGCCGGTCAGTGCATCGTCCGCTAAGAGTAATCGAGTTTCCATAGGATCACGCAAGCGTGTAGAGGTCGTGGCCGTCGCAGCGGCGGTTGCGCAGGCGGTTGGCCTCCCTCTGGGTAAATTGGCTGACTGACGGGTTGCCCCGGCTCGGATCGGCTGTGCCCGTGGTGCGCTGCCAGACACCTGGGGCGACCGGCGAAAGTTCGTGGTGGTTGTCGAGTTTGCGGACTTGATACCAGGTGCTCTGTTGGCACTCGGTGCACCAGAAAGCTTCGAGCCAGGTGCGCTGCGGGGCCGGTCCCGTCGCGACGTCGTAGTACAGGGGTCGTTTCTGACTGACGCTGGCCGCGTAACAGCCGTGCACCGGGCACTTGATGCGCCGACCGCCGGGCTGGGTGCGCCGACGATTTCTCTCACACCTTTTCTGCATATCCACCCCTGTTGAAAACAGCACGCTCAAAGGCGCCAAAGGGTTTCGGCAAAGGGGCGGAGATTATCAAAACCGTCACAGCCCGCTTTGAATGATCGCCTCGCATCGATTGGTCGCAATCGATGCCATTCGGCGCGTCGACCAATACAAAATCAACTTCGCCCCAGGATGACTCAGTGGGAAACCCCGGCCTGGGATTGAGAAGCCATCTCGCCGGCCTTGCCCACCCCAATGACCTGCCCGTCCAGCATCCAGACAGTCCGGTCGCCGTAGCTTGTAAAGCGCGGTTCATGGGTGACCATGCAGATGGTCGTCCCGGCCCGGTGCAGTGCACGCAGCAGTTCCATCACCGCTTCGCCGTTGGTGGAATCAAGGTTGCCTGTCGGCTCGTCCGCAAGCAGGATGGCGGGGGTACCGGCCAGGGCGCGGGCGACGGCGACGCGCTGCTGCTGACCTCCCGACAACTGGGCCGGGTAGTGGCGCAGGCGGTGGGACATGCCGACTTGCTCAAGGGCCTGTTCGACGGCCTGTTTGCGCTGAGGAGCGCTAAGGCCGCGGTAGGTGAGGGGCAGTTCGACGTTCTCCGCCACCGTTAGGTCGCCGATCAAGTTGAAACTCTGAAAGATGATGCCGATTTCGCGATTGCGGATCCGCGAGCGTTCATCGACGCTCAGGCGCTCTACCGGCGTGCCGTTGAGAATGTAGCGGCCTTCGCTAATCGAATCGAGCAATCCCAAAATCGACAGCAACGTCGATTTGCCGCAGCCGGAGGGGCCGGTAATCGAGACGAACTCGCCTGGATAAATTTCGAGATGGACGTTCGCCAGGGCGTGGGTTTCCAGTTCGTCGGTGCTGAAACGTTTGGTAATCCCTTCCAGGCGGATCAAGGCTTGTGCGGTCATTATGACTCTCCATAGGTTTGATGAACTAAGTTCACTGCAGGCGGATGCGCTCGGCTTTTTCCTGGGCCGACATGTCAGAGAGAATGACCTGGTCGCCGACTTGCAGACCCTCCAGCACCTCGGCGGTGTTGACCGAACTGCGGCCCAAGCGCACCTGCACGCGCTGTGCATCGTCGGTGCCGCGAATCATCTTGAACAGGCCAACGGTGCTGCGATCCTGACCGGAGGCCGGTCGGCCGATGTAGAGTACGTCTTCGAGGCGCTCCAGTTCGATCACGCCGTCCACGCTCAAATCGAGGCGGGCCCCGGCGGGCAGCGGCCCGCTGAGCGCCAGATCGACGGTGACCGTGCCGTTTTGCACAGCCGGGTCGATCCGGGTCACCCGACCGGGGATAAGCCCGTTGTGGGTATCGACGCTGGCGGGTTGGCCGATTTGAACGTCTTTCGCCTGGGCCTCGGCAATTTTGAGTTCCGCCTTGAGCTGTTTCGGGTCGGCGATGCGCGCCAGGTTGGTGCCGGTGGTCAGTTGCTGGCCGACTTCCGGGGGCAACAGTTGCAAGACCCCGCTCGTACCTGCCCGGACGCGCAGAGCCTGCAACTGGCTCTGCTGTAACTGCAGACGGCTGCGCAACTGGTCAATTTTGGAGCGCTGGACGGCGAGGCGCGCGGCCGCCGCCCGCGTCGCAATGGCGACGCGCTGCTGTTCAAGCTTGCTGCGGGTGCCCAGTTCCGCCGCCCGCACCTGGGAGAGCCTGGCGGTCAGTTTCGGGAGCAGATCTTGTCTTGTGAGGTCTTGATCGACATCGTTTTGAATTTTTGCCTGGCTGTATTCCGACTCGACGGCGGCCAGGGCCGCTTTTTGAGTCAGCAACTGGCTTTCAAGCTCGACCCCCAGGTTGGTGAGCTCCGCCTCGGCGCCTTGAAGTTGCAGGCGCAAGTCCGCGGTCGATTGCTCAAGGATCGGGTTGCTCAGTTCGAGTAAGACCGTGTCGGGTTTCACAATCGCCCCCGGCTTCACGAGGATGCGCTCGACCCGCCCTTCGGTCGTGGAGGCAATCCAGTGCACCTGTTCGCTGATGAGCGTGCCCAGCCCGCGCACCTGGCGCAGCATGGTGCCGCGCTTGACGGTGTCCACCAGCACAGTCGCTCGATCGACGCCGGGCAGGGCCGGCTGGAGGTTGCTCACGGCGAAACTGACCAGGGCCAGTCCCCCGACCGCCACGCCGGAATAGAGGAGCAGACGGAGATAGCGATTGTGCGCTTTTGTTGCGCGTGGGATGTCCATTTTTTCTCCGGAATAATTGAGATATGGCGTTTGGGGCAGGGTTTCAGGCTGCGCGGGACATCAGGCTCGACCCGTGAGCGCTCAGGCGGTCGGGAGTTCCTCTCAACGCCTTCAAGCACTTCCCCGTGCGCTCGTCCCAGAGGCGGAGGGTGGGTGCCGCCTCGGCAGTATCGGCCGGGCTAAAAGTCAGCAGCAATGCCTCTGCAACTGCTGTTGCGGCGTAATTTGCCGCCATGCAGACGGCCTCCGCTAGCTGCACTGCGCTGGGCCGGGTGTGGTCGAGGGGCCGGTCGTATTCCGAAATCGCACGGGTCGCCACAAAAGTAGAAAAAACGGTGCACCGCTGCGAACCTGCCGACTGCGGCGCCTCGGCTGCGAGACGTTCGGCTGCGTAGTAGCCGCTACCGAGTGCTGGCGGAGAGCTGACGGCAGGTGCAACGGCAACCAGCATCCCTGCCGGTTTAGCTGCTTCGAAGGCCCGCACGACGGCCAGTTCTGCTGGTGAATAGGGCACCTGCATCGAGGCGACGATCCGATCGGCCATGGTGGCATTTACGCGCAAATCGAACGACTGAGATAGCGCGAAGCAGGAAGCGGCATCGAGACCGAGGCACACCACCGCAGCCCCGGCCTGCAGGCAAGATTCAGCGGTCTGGGTGAGTACTGCTGCGCTCTCGGCGAGCAGTACCAGGTCGTATCCTTCCTCGGCCAGGGCCAGGGCGATCGCGCCGCCGATCAGGCCGTCGGCACCCGCCACCAGGGCGACCCTTGCCTGCGCTTTTGCTGCCACACTTTGGGTCGTTCTTTCTGCCATGCCGCTTACCTCTTCATGCGTGGAGATGCTTGAGATTCGACAGCCCTGCCCTGCAGGAACTAGGCAAATACTAAAGACCCGGCGCTCGGGAAACCAGGCGAGAACGACCGAGATTGGTCGACTTAAGCAATTTCGCCGACCCAAACGCCCAGAGTCTCTCCAGGAAAGCGTTGGCGCTCCTGAACAATTTGAAGGACAGGCCTTAAGTGGCCGAAGTTGCGCAATTGTATCCGAGCGGTCGCTTCGTTTTAGAGCGCCCGAGTAATCTGAAGTGGCGATCTACGGCTGCCTCTATTCGTGGTTCTACCTCCCAAACAACGCAAGCGCGGCGTCATCCTGACACCCGAAGGTTATCGGCGTCTGCAAGAAGCCCGGCGTCAGATCGAGCGCCAGGAAAATCTGGGCGGGCGCTATTCTCTTGAAAACTTGAGTGAGCGCACCGGCCTCGCGCCCCGGACCGTCACCCGCGTTTTGGGCTGCGCGGAGGGCGTCGACAAGCAGACCCTGGAGCAGTTGTTCTGGGGTTTCAGTCTGGAACTGACCCGGCGCGATTACACCAGCGTCGGAGCCGCTGTCGCCCGTGAGCCTGCCGCCCCGGACACGCGCGTGAGCCTAGGTGACGCCCCGGATGTGTCGGCTTTTCACGGCCGCACCGAAGAACTGGCGCTCTTGAAGGGCTGGCTCCTGGAGGACAACTGCCGACTGGTGGCCCTGGTAGGCATGGGGGGCGTCGGCAAGACGTCCCTCGCTCTCAAGTTGTGCGAGCAGGTCCAGGGATCGTTCGAGTACGTAATCTGGCGTTCGCTGCGCAACGCGCCGCCCGCCCAGGACCTTCTGGCCGAGAGCATCCGTTTTTTCTCGGCCGGCGTTCAGAGCGACCTGCCGCCGGGTTGCTTTGGCAAGCGCGTTCTGTTGCTGCTCGATCACCTGCGCCGATATCGCTGCTTAATCGTGCTCGACAACGCAGAAACAGTGCTGGGCAGCCAGGGTTTGAGCGGCTACTGCGACGGATTCGCAGACTACAGCGAGCTGTTGCGCTGCATCGGCAGCACCGCCCACCGCAGTTGCCTGATCCTGACCAGCCGCGAGAAACCCCAGGAAGTGGCAGTCGGCGAAGGGCGGACCCAGCCGGTCCGCTCGCTCCTGGTGGGCGGTTTACCGGCGGAGTTCGGCCAGAAGATTTTGCTTGAAAAAGACCTGCAATCGCCGAGCGACGAGGCGGCGCGTGCCCTAGTTCAGCACTACTCGGGCAATCCCCTCGCGCTCAAGATGGCGGCCAGCACAATCCAGGACCTCTTCGCGGGCAGCATCTCCGACTTTATGGCCCAGGGCACGACTATCTTCGGTGAAATTCGCAACCTGCTCGCTCAGCAGTTCAACCGGCTTTCCGAGATCGAGCGCGAAATCGCCTACTGGCTTGCCATCAACCGCGAGCCGGCTTCCCAGGCGCAGTTGCGCGAAGACCTACTCTCGCCCGTCTCTAAGCTGCGGTTGCTCGAAGCGCTCGAATCACTCGGGCGGCGCTCCCTGACCGAGTCGCAGGCCACCCGCTTTACCCTGCAACCCGTTGCCCTCGAATATTTGACCGGGCGGTTGGTAGAGCAGATCTACGAAGAACTGGTCTGCGGTCGGCTGGTGCTCTTGAAAAGCCACGCCCTGCTCAAACCCCAGGGCACGGAGTATATCCAGAGCATGCAGGTCCGCTTCATCCTGGTGCCCCTGCTCGAACAATTGGTCGCCACTTTCGGCGGCAAAGAAGCGGCCGTACAACACCTCAGCCGCCTGCTGCCGGTCCTGCGCCAGGACGGCACGGAGCCCGGCTACGCTGCGGGCAACTTATTTAATCTGCTGCGCCGCCTGGGTGCCGATTTGAGCGGCTGCGACTTTTCTAACTTGAGCGTCTGGCAGGCCGACTTGCGGGGTGCCGATTTGCACCGCCTCAATTTTGCCGGTGCCAACCTGGCAAAGTCGGTCTTCACCGAGGCGGTGGGCAACGTCACCTCCCTCGCTTTCAGTCCCGACGGACGGTTGCTGGCGACGGGAGACGCAGGCAGTGTCGTTCGGTTGTGGCAGGTGGCCGATGGCAAGCAACTGGCCCTCTGCGAGGGCCACACGAGCTGGGTGTGGGCGGTCGCCTTCAGCCCCGACGGCCGCTTGATTGCCAGCGGCAGCATGGATCAGACCGTCAAGTTGTGGGACGCACGCACCTGCGAATGCATCAAGACCCTGCGTGGCCACGTCGGCCGCGTGCTGACAGTTGCCTTCAGCCCCGACGGGCGTACCCTGCTGAGCGCCGGCGACGACCAGGTAATCCGGCTCTGGGACGTCAGCTCGGGCGAGCCTGGCCTGCACCTGCCAGGCCACAACCGCTGCGTTTCCTCCGCCTGTTTTAGCCCCGACGGCCGCTTGATTGCCAGCGGCAGCATGGACCGCACCGTGCGCCTCTGGGACGCTTCCGGCCAGTGTCTTAAGACGCTCGAGGGCCACGACCACTGCGTCTTTTCAGTCGCCTTCGCGCCGGATGGCCAGACGATCGCCAGCGCCAGCCAGGACGAGACGATCAAACTCTGGCAGGTCGCAACTGGCGAATGCGAGGGCACCCTGCGCGGCCACACCAGCGTCGTCCACTCGCTGAGCTTCAGCCCCGACGGCCGGACCATCGCCAGCGCCAGCCAGGACGAGACGATCAAACTCTGGCAGGTCGCAACTGGCGAATGCGAGGGCACCCTGCGCGGCCACGAAGGTTGGGTGTGGGCAGTTGCCTTCAGCCCCGACGGCGAGACAATTGCCAGCGGCTGCGCCGCCCGGTCGGTGCGCTTCTGGGACACCATGGCCGGGATTTGCCGCATCGCCCTGCAGGGACACGCCAACTTGATGTTCTCGGTGGCCTTTGCCCCCGACGGCCGCACGCTCGCCAGCAGCAGTTCCGACCGGCGGGTTTACCTGTGGGATGTCGAAGGCAAAAGCTGCCTGGATACGTTGCGCGGCCACGAGGGTTGGGTACTCTCGGTCGCTACTTCCCCGGACGGCCGCACGCTCGCGAGTACCGGCATGGACCGTACGATCCGGCTCTGGAATACCCGTAGCGGCGCGTGCTCGAAAATTTTGCGCGGCCACGAGGGCTGGGTCTGGTCGGTGGCCTTCAGTCCAGATAGTCAGACCATCGCCAGTGCCAGCACCGATCAGACTGTGCGGCTGTGGGATGCGCGCACGGGGCAGTGCTTGCAGGTCCTGCGCGGCCACAGCGACTGGGTGTGCACGGCCAACTTCAGCCCCGACGGCCGCCTGGTGGCAAGCGGCAGCCAGGACGGTACGACCCGACTCTGGCAGACCGATACCGGCGATTGCCTGCACACCCTCGCAGGGGAAGGTGGCAGCGTGCGGGCGGTGAGCTTCAGCCCGACTGCGCCGCTTGTCGCCTGTGTTGGCGACGGGCGCACCGTCCGCATCTGGGACATCCAGGCTAAAAGCTGGCTCCATGTCCTGGAGGGCCACACCAACGGGATCTGGGCTGCTGCCTTCGCTCCTGATGGGCAAACGCTTGCCACCGCCGGTGCCGACCGGACAATCAGGCTGTGGGATGTGAAAGCGGGCTGCAACCTGCGCGTTCTGGAGGGCCACACCAATCTGGTCTTCGACGTCACCTTCAGCCCGGACGGAGGCCTGATGGCGAGCGGCAGCCAGGACGAGACGGTCAAACTCTGGCAACCCGACGGCACCTGCGACACCCTGGTGGCGACCAAACCTTACGAAGGGATGAACATCGCCGGCGTCCTGGGGTTGACCAGGGCTCAGAAGCTCACCCTCAAAGCGCTGGGAGCGGTAGAGGTGTTCGCTGAGGACTCTAGTCAGACCCGGCCAAACTCCAATACTTAGCCGCCAAATGCCAGGTACCTGCCGGACCAATGCCAGAAAATCGGTCAGCCTGTCTTGTTGACCGGCCCCACAGCGATATATAGTAAGTTACCTAATTACTAGGCCCTACTATGTTCACACTGCCCGACATGCCACAGGATAGGGCGTTGCTGGAGTTGGCGGACCGGTTCTCCGAATCGGAAGCGACTTCTTTGAGAGCTTTCCTCGCCTTCCTGCACGTATCTGCTGAGACTTACGAAGCTTACAACGTCCACTTTGCCCGCTACGGCCTCTCGGACGGCCGCTTCAGCCTGTTGATTTTTCTGCTCACCGAGCGCGAGCGGGTGCCGACGCCCTCCGACTGTGCCGAGCGGTTGGGAGTCACCCGCGCGACCGTCACGGGGTTGCTCGACGGTCTGGAGCGCGAAGGGTTGATCAGAAGGGAGCCACGCCCCGGAGACGGACGGATGTTGGCGGTGCGCCTGACCGAACAGGGTCAAAAACTGCTCGAAGGCATGCTGCCAGACCATTTTCGGCGGATCACGGCCTGTACCTCCCACCTCACCGAAATCGAAAAAATGCTGCTGATCTCGCTCGTTGTCAGGCTGCGGTCCGGGCTACCTGCCTTGAGCGAGCGTTAAAGCGTCAAATCGAGCACTCTCAGAGCCCTCTGCCAGGAAATGGCAGGAAATGGCAGAGGGCTCTACTGAACATCGGCAAAGGGAATCCGATGGCAAAAATAAAATTTTTATTAGCCGCCATACTAAACTGAGATTCTCTGCTATCCTATGTTTAGGTGCCTAACAAATAGGCTCCTCCCCGCGCTAGCACCGCTGAATCCTTCCCCGGTGCTCCGACGTCTTCCAGAAGTCCGTTGAAGCGACGGCCAGCGAACGAAGTTTCTTTATTTTCAGACCCAAGCGGAACGTCCTGCCCAGTGACTCCGCGTGCTCGTTGACAAAGACGGGCTGTTTTAAGCAAAACCTTAGACCGCATCCATCTAAATAGGAGCGAGAAATGAACCTCAACAGCATTGCTCATGTCCTCGACCAGATGCACATCTCGTTTGCAGAGTTGACCGTCTATTCGAAGCTCAAGGCGGATGTCGGGATGGATTCACTGGAACTGATCGACTTCGAGTGTTTCTTTGAGGAACTATTTGATGTCCGTCTCGATTGGGAGACCATGCAGGCCGATCCGTCGGTGCAGGAAGTGATCGACCAGGCTCTCTCAAAGCTGAGTGCAGGGGCAGTCCAGACCAGATGCTGCCACTCCGCTCTGGCCGCTTAGCTGCCACTGATCTCAACCGCAAGAGGGCTCATTTCATGAAAATCAGGCGAGTCGTAGTCACCGGCATGGGAACCATCAATCCGATTGGTGGCAACTTGAAAGACTTCTGGTCCAACTGTTGCCGTGGAACCTCAGGAGTGCAGCCGATTTCGGCGTTCGAGATTCCAGACGGGCAGAGTAAGATTGCCGGTCTTGTTAAAGAAGGTGGCCCGACGGCTGCGCTGGTGGACCGCAGCTACCACTTCACCCTGACCTGTGCTGCAGAAGCGCTGCAAATGGCGGGCCTCGGAGACGGGCAAGCCGCGCAGAACCTGGACCCGGAGCGCTGCGGCGTCTTTCTCGGCACCTCCACAGCGCAACTGGGCAGCATGGAACAGGAGTATCTCGACCGAACCGGCGCCCCTGCGCAGCCCAATCTGCTGAGTGCACCGGACACTTTTCATTTCAATACCGTCGCCAGGCTCCTGGCTAGGCACTTTAACTTTCAAGGCGGGCACGCAACGCTTTCCACCGCCTGCGCCAGTGCGCTCGATGCCATCGGCTACGCCGTGGATGCGATCCGCTGCGGGGAGGTCGATGTGGCGGTTACCGGGGCGTCCGAGGCACCGATTACCCCTTTGATGGTGGCCAGTTTCGCCAAGATTGGGGCCACCTCCCTGCACAACGCCGAACCCCAGAAGGCGAGCCGTCCTTTCGACCAAGACCGCGACGGCTTTGTGCTCGCCGAGGGCTGCGGCATCCTCGTCCTAGAAGCGCTTGAACACGCCCTCGCTCGCGGTGCCCGAATCTATGCAGAACTGCCCGGCCACGCGAGCACTAATAGCTACCACCACATGACCGGCATTCCCAAAGACGGCGCGAGCATCGCCCGCTCTGCAATGTTGGCACTCGCAGACGCCGGACTCAGGCCCGCCGACATCGACGCCATCTATGCCCACGGCTCCTCGACCCCGGCAAATGACCTCGCGGAGTCAAACGCCTTTCACCAGTTGCTTCAGGAGCGGGCCTGCACCGTGCCGGTCACCTCTCTCAAGTCGCAATACGGAAATCCGCTCTCGGCGTCGAGCAGCATCGAGGTGATCGCGGCGGTGATGTCCATCAACACAGGTCTCATCCCACCTACTATCAACCTGGAGCGACAAGATCCGCTGATTGCGCTCGATGTCGTTGCACCCGAGGCCCGGCAGATTCCGGTGCGCTGCGTGCTGAAGACCGGCAGCGGTTTTTCTGGAATCCACTCAAGCTTGATCATTCGCCAATACGAGGGGGCAGCTCATGGATAACCACCAACCCTGCGCAATCACCGGAGCCGGCTTTGCAACGCCGATGGGCAACGACCCAGATGCGCTCTGGAACACCTTGCAGCAGGGCAAGCCTCTGTTTGACGCCTTCGCACCCCAGCGAAACGGCCCGACCTACCAGGTCGCCCGCGTCGACGACAGCACTCTCGACCACCGACTACCCAGTCGGCAGCTGCGCAAGCTCGACCGCTTCACGATCCTGGCGTTGGCGGCCTCGCACCAGGCACTCGCCAGTTGCGGCCTCGAAATTAGCGACAGTAATCGCGATCGGATCGGCATCTACCTTGGCAACAGCACCGGCGGCTGGGGTTTTGTGGAGCCAATCCTGGGAGCGGTCTACGCAACCCAGATGCAGACAGCCAGTCCTTACGCAATCACCGCCTGGTTTCCCTCGGCTCCCCAGGGTGAGATTTCGATCCTCTACAAGATTGGCGGCTTCAGCAAAACAATCGCCGCCGACCGGATCAGTGCCGGGCTGGCCCTGGAGCAGGCCGTCCGCAAAATTGACGCCGGCTCGATGGATGTGATGCTCGTCGGCGGTGCCGAATCGCCCTTCAGCGGCATGTTGTTAAACGCCTACCAGGCGAGCGGACACTCCTCGAGCAGCGGGCAATACCGGCCCTTCAGCCGTGCGGCGGACGGTAGCCTGCTCGGCGAAGGGGCAGCTCTGTTCGTCGTCGAAGGGGAAGCACAGGCCCGTGCGCGCGGCGCCAAGATCCACTGCCGGGTACTGGGCATCGGCAAGGGGCGCTCCTTGGCCTCGGCCATCTGGAATTGCCTGCGCGCGGCGAACGTACCGCAGGAGGCAATCGACTACGTCGTCCTCGACGGCAGTGGCCGCCCGGACGCAGACCAGGGCGAGTACCAGGCAATTGCCGAAACCCTCGGCCGCAATCCAAATCTGCGCATGAGCGCACCCAAATCCATGTACGGCAACCTCCTGGGTGCTGGCATGGCGGTAGATCTGTTGATCGGCGCATTGAGTCTGGAGCGACAGGCCGTGCTCCCGACCGCGATATCGGGCTTAATCGAAGTGCCGCCCGTCGGCAAACATGTCTTGGCCGCCGAGTCCTGCCCTCTAGAGTACGTACTCGTCAACGGGCGCGACGAGGCCGGGCAGAGCCTGGTAGCGCTGCTTGGTCGGGCCTGACCCGCTTCTGGCGGCAGCTTGGCTTGGTGCTCCGGGGTGTCGGGGAGGGGCACCCCCTTGACCCGGGGCGGTTGGAGAGCGCGAGAGGGGGTGCCCCCTCTCGCCCATCCGCAGTCGTGCGAAGCCAAAAAGCCCCAGCAGGCCCAGGAAAAATCTTTCATGTGTACCATGCCGCTCAACCCGGATGCGATAGGACATCCGGCACCTGAAACCTGCTTTCAGCGTTTATGGGTGACCGGCGATCACTTTGAGAGCGGCTTCCCGGTCGCGGTGCAACTGCGCCACCAGTTCGCCCGGCGAGCCGAATTTTTGCTCGGGGCGCAAGTAGCGCTCCAGGGCAATTTTCATGTGCTGGCCGTACAGATCGCCCTCCCAATCGAGCACGTGCACCTCGATGGTGCGCCTGAGGCCGTCGAAGGTGGGGCGCAGCCCGAGATTGAGCAATCCCCAGCGCTGCTGCACTCCCCAGCGGGCGCTCACCAGGTACACACCGTCCTTGGGCAGAAACTTGCGCCCGCTCACCTGCAAATTCGCAGTCGCAAATCCCAACAAACGGCCGCGCTGATCGCCGCGCACCACCTCGCCTTCGAGGCCGTAGGCGCGGCCGAGCAGCAACCGGGCCAGATCGAGATCGCCGCAGCCTAGAGC
Protein-coding sequences here:
- a CDS encoding beta-ketoacyl-[acyl-carrier-protein] synthase family protein, with protein sequence MKIRRVVVTGMGTINPIGGNLKDFWSNCCRGTSGVQPISAFEIPDGQSKIAGLVKEGGPTAALVDRSYHFTLTCAAEALQMAGLGDGQAAQNLDPERCGVFLGTSTAQLGSMEQEYLDRTGAPAQPNLLSAPDTFHFNTVARLLARHFNFQGGHATLSTACASALDAIGYAVDAIRCGEVDVAVTGASEAPITPLMVASFAKIGATSLHNAEPQKASRPFDQDRDGFVLAEGCGILVLEALEHALARGARIYAELPGHASTNSYHHMTGIPKDGASIARSAMLALADAGLRPADIDAIYAHGSSTPANDLAESNAFHQLLQERACTVPVTSLKSQYGNPLSASSSIEVIAAVMSINTGLIPPTINLERQDPLIALDVVAPEARQIPVRCVLKTGSGFSGIHSSLIIRQYEGAAHG
- a CDS encoding beta-ketoacyl-[acyl-carrier-protein] synthase family protein; translated protein: MDNHQPCAITGAGFATPMGNDPDALWNTLQQGKPLFDAFAPQRNGPTYQVARVDDSTLDHRLPSRQLRKLDRFTILALAASHQALASCGLEISDSNRDRIGIYLGNSTGGWGFVEPILGAVYATQMQTASPYAITAWFPSAPQGEISILYKIGGFSKTIAADRISAGLALEQAVRKIDAGSMDVMLVGGAESPFSGMLLNAYQASGHSSSSGQYRPFSRAADGSLLGEGAALFVVEGEAQARARGAKIHCRVLGIGKGRSLASAIWNCLRAANVPQEAIDYVVLDGSGRPDADQGEYQAIAETLGRNPNLRMSAPKSMYGNLLGAGMAVDLLIGALSLERQAVLPTAISGLIEVPPVGKHVLAAESCPLEYVLVNGRDEAGQSLVALLGRA